Part of the Sporosarcina sp. FSL K6-2383 genome is shown below.
ACAATCATCTGAAGCTGATCAAGTTAGAAGGTAAATACACCCGACATAAAGCACGTCTATTGATTAAAAAATAAACCATTTTTAGAAAAGTGTTGACATTCAGAAATAGGAAATGTTATCCTATAGTAGTTAGATACTCAAATTAGAAATGGAGGTGCGGAAGATGACTACATTTAAAATTTCAAAAAGTAATTGCATAGTAATCCCGTGCCAAACCGCTAATTATTTTTCTGTAAATAATTAATACGGAACGGCATGTTCTGCCGTTCTTTTCCTATGAGCACACGCTTATGTAAAGAAGCGTGTGCTTTTTTGTGTGCTTTTATCTAAATTCAGCCAAGTCTGAATTTAGATAAACGTCTCCGAACGCAATCATGCCGAGGCATAATTGATAAAGATCTGGTGTTTTCACGCATTGCGTGTTGCATATAGTAAAAAATAATAAGAAAAGGAGTGCTGGTGATGATGAACATGAAACAGCAAAGAAAGTTATTAAAAAAGGAATCTCTCGAAAGTGGATAGCGCCAATCGGGGAACGGAAATCCCCAATTGGCAAAAGTGATTCTATGAGTTGAATTGAAAAAACAAAAAATTGAAGGAGGAAAACAATATGATGATTGCAAAAATGAACGGTAAACGGGTTAGTAAATTAGTAGAGAAAAATAAATCGGAGTCGCCAATACACAATTTAGGTGAAACTTGGCTAACAGAAATGGTGCTAGCCACACCTTAACAATAGAATTGGACTTCTCCTTAAGGAGAACAATAATGTATAACATTAATCATGATTATCTAAAACAACGGATAGTTGATTTACAACAAGAGGCAAGACAAAATGAATTAGGACATCACTTCTTATCTAGGATAAAGAAAAGCCAAAAACCTTTTTTCGAAAAAAGTCTTGTATTATTTTACACACGCAAATACAAGCTGACCTTCAAAATTGGTATAGACAAATTAACATAATGAATTTCAAAAAAAGATCTCTATCGCGTGTGAGTACACATGCGATAGAGATCTTTTTTAATCGTTCATATTCAATAAATCCCCTATAAAAGCAGAATTTAAACCCGCAGTGAAATCACCATAAATTCCACGGATATTCGTTTGGCGGTTGTGATTGTACCTCGATGATTTCCTTTGTTGTTGGGTGGACAAACTCTAGCTCATGCGCCCATAAAGCGATTTGCTGTCCAGGGCGATTCACTTGTTGTCCATATTTTTGATCCCCATAGAGGGGGAATCCAGTTGCAGAGAGCTGAACGCGGATTTGGTGGGAGCGACCGGTATGGAGGCGAATAGACAGAAGACTTAATTGTTCTGTGCTGCTAATGACTTCGTATTCAAGTACTGCTTTTTTAGCATTCGCATGATTAGCTCGGACGGTAGACACTTTATTTTTCTTTGTATCTTTAAAAAGATAATGCTCCAAAACCGCCTTTTTCTTCTGTGGTACTCCTCTTACAACAGCTAAGTATGTTCGTTCCAACTCTCTTTTCCGTAAAATATCCGATAATCTAGAAGCAGCCTTCGACGTTTTGGCAAACACCATCACCCCACCGACAGGTCGATCCAATCGATGCACAAGTCCCAAATAAACATTACCTGGCTTTTCATATCGAACTTTTATATCTTCTTTTAATAACGTCAATAAGTCTGCATCACCGCTCGTATCCTCTTGCACTGGTATGTTGACAGGTTTTTCAACTAGCAACAAATGATTATCTTCAAATATAATTGGTATTTTCATAATGACTCCTTTTTCGCAGGTAATAGACTAGGAGAGAATTGTCACCCAACTAGTTAAATTGTATTATACTGAACTCCATGCTGGTAAGCCAATATTTGATAGAGCCGTTGTAGTTATACCTGAAGATAACCATTTTCGCACCCAATAAAATGTCAAATTTAAAAGTTAAGTGAGGTCTAGTTTCAAAATATAATTTGACAACTTTGTGAACATTGCTGATAATAGCAGTACGAGGGAGTGAATGAAATGGAATCTAAATCGACTATGCTAAACATCGTTAGGTTTACTGGGGGAACGATACTTGCCATCGGAATTTCTATTTTTTTATACGGCTTTTTTATTAGCGATTATAGCGCAATTACAGGTATCGGAATCGGTACAATTATGGGGGCTATCTTCATTTTTCTCATGGGGGTATTCTTTGTCGCAACGGAAGAAATGCAAGATAAAACGGATAAAGGAATACGTATTATTTAATAAAAAAAGGAGCGCCAATGGCACTCCTTTTTTTATTGAATTACTTACATATCCCAAACCATAATTAGTAGTGTACCGAAGATGGTGACAAGAGCTATCGCAACTCCATAATAGATGTTTAGATAGATCGCATGCTTATCCTCTGTCTCACCGGCATGCATGAACACCATGAGTTGAACTGCTGCTTGCACGAATGCGGTGACTAACAGAATCGTCATCCCTACCGCAAATGACACATCTAAAAAATAGACCGTCAGTGCAGCTGCCGTTAACACCATTGAAAACACAAAGCCCATTACCTGTTTACGCGGGAATAATTCACTCATGTTACATCATTCCTTTCAAATAGATGAAGCTGAAAATAAAGATCCAGACGACATCTAAGAAATGCCAGTACAATGAAAAGATGAAGGCTTTATTAGCCGTTTTAGGCGTCAAACCATGCTTTTTCACTTGTAAGATGATGAATAATCCCCAGAACAAACCTAGCGCAACGTGTGCTCCGTGTGTTCCAAGTGTCGTCAACAGAATCCCTGTGAAGGCACTCACTTGCAATCCTGCCCCCACATGGACATAATGCGTAAACTCATAGATTTCCACACCGAGGAATGCCAGACCGAGTAACAATGTGATTCCAAAGAATATCATCATAGCTTTCTTTCGTCCAAGACGCATTGCATGTACCCCAAGCCCAATTATAAAGCTACTGGTCAATAGCAAAATCGTCTCAATGAGAACCGGTGTAATTTCAAAAATCTCTACCCCGGTTGGCCCATTGGCAGTACGGTGCTCTAGCGTGAAATATGTTGCGAAAAGAGTTGCAAACAGCATCACTTCAGCGCCAAGGAAAATCCAGAATCCTAAAATATTCAACTTATTTTGTTCTGTTTTATATTCAAGCGGAAGTGAATTATCTATTTTCATCTGTTAACACCTCGCTATCTTTTTCTGTTTCTTCGACCTCTTTAACTGAAATATAGTAGCCATCATCCTTTTCAAATGAACGATGTGCTAAGCATGCGAAAATCGCAATAGTCGTAATGATAGCTGGGATCCACATACTAAAGATGAATGAGAAGCCCCAAACAAAGAAAATACAGCTAATGATAAACGGCATACCGCTATTATTTGGCATATGAATCTTGTCAATTTCCCCTGTAAATAACGGTTGGTTCTTTTTCTTATGGTCCCAGAATGCTTCAATTGAGTTGACATGTGGTGTTCTCGCGAAGTTATACGATGGAACCGGGCTATGTGTTGCCCATTCAAGCGTACGTGCATTCCACGGATCTGAACTGATATTGCGCGAAGCATAGCGTGTACTGTGATAGATATTGTAAACGAGTATCGCAAAACCAATTGCTAGGACAATTGCTCCAGCAAAGGACAGCAGATTCAATGCTCCATAGCCAGTCGCTTCCGAATACGTATACATCCGGCGCGCTTGCCCATCCAATCCAGTAAAGAACATTGGGAAGAACGTGACGTTAAAGCCAACCGCGATAAACCAGAATGCCCATTTCCCAATTTTCTCACTCAACATGAAACCAAACATTTTTGGCCACCAATATGTCAGACCTGCCAACATTGCAAAGACAACACCTGGAATAATCGTGTAATGGAAATGCGCAACTAAGAACATCGTATTATGATATTGATAGTCGGCACTGGCCATACCAAGCATAACTCCGGTCACTCCACCAATTGTAAAAATCGGTATGAACCCTACCGAATAAAGCATTGGGACCGTAAATTCAATTTTCCCTTTGCGCATCGTTAGTAACCAATTAAAGATCTTGATCCCGGTCGGAATCGCAATCGCCATTGTCGTGATTGAGAAAATACTATTCGTCAGTGGTCCTTGCCCCATCGTAAAGAAATGATGCGTCCAAACTAGGAACGAGAAGAATGAAATAATCACAATGGAAATGACCATTGATTTATAACCATATAGGTTACGACGTGAGAAGGTCGAAATAATCTCACTGTAAATACCAAAAGCTGGTAGTACAAGGATATAGACCTCTGGATGTCCCCATACCCAGAACAGGTTGGCCCACAGCATATCCATCCCGCCATTAGTCATCGAGAAGATATGAGTACCAAATAGCCGATCCATCGTCCCCAATAACAGCGTAACCGTCAGAACTGGGAATGCGAAAACAACAATGGCATTTGTAATTAAAGCAGTCCATGTGAACATCGGCATCTTCATCAACTTCATACCAGGTGCTCTCATTTTAAAAATTGTCGCCATGAAGTTAATTCCAGAGATTAGCGTACCAATACCGGCTATCTGAATAGATAGCAAATAATAGTTGGTTCCGACAGATTGGCTAAAATCATTCCCTGCAAGTGGGAAATACGATGTCCAACCAGCGTCTGGTGAACCACCGACGACGAATGAGATATTAAATAACATCGCCCCCATAAAGAACAGCCAGAAGCTAAGTGCGTTCAAGCGAGGAAACGCTACATCGCGCGCTCCAATTTGCAAAGGTACAACGAAGTTCATCAGCGCATAGATAAATGGCATTGCCATAAAGATAATCATAACAACCCCGTGCGTTGTAAAAACCTCATTATAATGCTGGGCATCTAGCAATATGTTCTCAGGTACAGCCGTTTGTGCTCGCATCATAAGTGCGTCTACGCCACCTCGGAATAGCATAAGCAGAGCGGCGATTAGATACATAATCCCAATCTTTTTATGGTCAACTGTCGTCAACCACTCCCGCCATAAGTAACCCCATTTTTTAAAATAGGTTAAGCCAAGAAGAATCGCAATTACAGTAAGACCGATGGCCACCATAGCTGCGTAAATCGCCGGGCTCGGATGAGGTATGGCAAATCTATCAAAGTAATTCATACTTTTAGAACTCCTTTCGTAAAAATGAAAACTTGAATTTTTACAGCTTATCAGTCGTTATTCATGCACGTGGCTTGATTCATGAGCAGAATCTTCTTCCTCTTCATGCCCACCATGATGTCCTTCTGGGGCAGGTGAGAATTCCAAGTGAGTGCCATTGTAAGTGGAACGCCCAAGATGTCCTGGTAATAGTAACTCCTCAAACTTCTCTTCCGTCAGGGTTTCAGCATTTGCTTTGACATCCTCTACCCATTTGTCGAATTCCGCTGGCGGCATGGCTTCTACATCGAATATATTTTCAGCGAAGCCTTTTCCAGTGAAGTTAGAGTTTCGTCCCATATATTCACCTGGAGTGTCGGCAGCTAAATGTAATGTCGTAATCATGTCCGACATCGCATATTTTTGTCCTCCAAGTTGTGGAATCCAAAATGCTGAAATGGGTCCGTAGGAGTACAATCTAAATTCCAACGCCCGATCTGTCGGGATATACAAATAGTTCACCGTTTCGATATTTTCCTCTGGATAACTAAAATGCCATTTCCAATCTGAAGAAGATGCATAGACAATCAATGGCTTTTGGTCCTCATAGCCTTTTGGAGTCGCCTCAACTTCATAGACTGATTTGACTGTCACGATTGACAAGAAAATAATGATTAGAACTGGAATCCCAACAATAATCGCTTCAACAATTGGATTTCCCTCGATATGTGGGGGTTCATAATCTGCGCTTTGTTTCGAAGCGCGATATTTTATTAACATGTAGAGCAGCATACCGAAAACAACTACGACTACGAACGCCATCGTCGCAATTGATATCCAAATAACATCAGCAATTGTTTCGGCTTGCGGCCCTTTTGGATCCAATACCATGACTGGTTCACAACCAGCTAACACAGCAAGAAGGCCAATCACCAAACTTAAAAAAGCCCATTTCATTCTCATGGAAATACCCCTTTCTTTTGTTCTCTATAGATAGAATTGATATTCAAAAAGTATTGTTACAGGGAAATCCCTTAGTTCAAAATTAACCTTAATATAATAAAATCGAGAAAACAATTTTCCGAGTCACACGTCACAAATTGTTCACCACAAACGCGTCACAAATCGTTCATATAACAGGGTTTTATTGGTCATAAATCATTTCATAATTTGCGATAATTTCATTAAAAAGTAAAGTAATATATTATTTATAACTTATATACAATCTGTCCTTTATAATAGGAGAATCAAGCACTTCCCTTTATAGTAGAAACTCGTTTTATTCATCTTTTATTTCCATACGAAAAATAAAAAAACACCCTTCTAGTTAAGAAAAAGGTGTTTTACATTGTAAAAAAATTAGTTAGATATCAAAACAACTTAGCTTTGTTTTTCCATTAGGCAACTAATATGCGAAAATCCATAACTGATTGTCGGAATTAATTACTTTGATATTTTTCATTAACACTAATTACCCTCGA
Proteins encoded:
- the qoxD gene encoding cytochrome aa3 quinol oxidase subunit IV, with the translated sequence MSELFPRKQVMGFVFSMVLTAAALTVYFLDVSFAVGMTILLVTAFVQAAVQLMVFMHAGETEDKHAIYLNIYYGVAIALVTIFGTLLIMVWDM
- the qoxB gene encoding cytochrome aa3 quinol oxidase subunit I; translation: MNYFDRFAIPHPSPAIYAAMVAIGLTVIAILLGLTYFKKWGYLWREWLTTVDHKKIGIMYLIAALLMLFRGGVDALMMRAQTAVPENILLDAQHYNEVFTTHGVVMIIFMAMPFIYALMNFVVPLQIGARDVAFPRLNALSFWLFFMGAMLFNISFVVGGSPDAGWTSYFPLAGNDFSQSVGTNYYLLSIQIAGIGTLISGINFMATIFKMRAPGMKLMKMPMFTWTALITNAIVVFAFPVLTVTLLLGTMDRLFGTHIFSMTNGGMDMLWANLFWVWGHPEVYILVLPAFGIYSEIISTFSRRNLYGYKSMVISIVIISFFSFLVWTHHFFTMGQGPLTNSIFSITTMAIAIPTGIKIFNWLLTMRKGKIEFTVPMLYSVGFIPIFTIGGVTGVMLGMASADYQYHNTMFLVAHFHYTIIPGVVFAMLAGLTYWWPKMFGFMLSEKIGKWAFWFIAVGFNVTFFPMFFTGLDGQARRMYTYSEATGYGALNLLSFAGAIVLAIGFAILVYNIYHSTRYASRNISSDPWNARTLEWATHSPVPSYNFARTPHVNSIEAFWDHKKKNQPLFTGEIDKIHMPNNSGMPFIISCIFFVWGFSFIFSMWIPAIITTIAIFACLAHRSFEKDDGYYISVKEVEETEKDSEVLTDENR
- the qoxC gene encoding cytochrome aa3 quinol oxidase subunit III → MKIDNSLPLEYKTEQNKLNILGFWIFLGAEVMLFATLFATYFTLEHRTANGPTGVEIFEITPVLIETILLLTSSFIIGLGVHAMRLGRKKAMMIFFGITLLLGLAFLGVEIYEFTHYVHVGAGLQVSAFTGILLTTLGTHGAHVALGLFWGLFIILQVKKHGLTPKTANKAFIFSLYWHFLDVVWIFIFSFIYLKGMM
- the qoxA gene encoding cytochrome aa3 quinol oxidase subunit II, translated to MRMKWAFLSLVIGLLAVLAGCEPVMVLDPKGPQAETIADVIWISIATMAFVVVVVFGMLLYMLIKYRASKQSADYEPPHIEGNPIVEAIIVGIPVLIIIFLSIVTVKSVYEVEATPKGYEDQKPLIVYASSSDWKWHFSYPEENIETVNYLYIPTDRALEFRLYSYGPISAFWIPQLGGQKYAMSDMITTLHLAADTPGEYMGRNSNFTGKGFAENIFDVEAMPPAEFDKWVEDVKANAETLTEEKFEELLLPGHLGRSTYNGTHLEFSPAPEGHHGGHEEEEDSAHESSHVHE
- a CDS encoding RluA family pseudouridine synthase; amino-acid sequence: MKIPIIFEDNHLLLVEKPVNIPVQEDTSGDADLLTLLKEDIKVRYEKPGNVYLGLVHRLDRPVGGVMVFAKTSKAASRLSDILRKRELERTYLAVVRGVPQKKKAVLEHYLFKDTKKNKVSTVRANHANAKKAVLEYEVISSTEQLSLLSIRLHTGRSHQIRVQLSATGFPLYGDQKYGQQVNRPGQQIALWAHELEFVHPTTKEIIEVQSQPPNEYPWNLW